The DNA segment TTTTACAGCGCCGGGCTGTGCAAATGAACCGCCACATTTTGATGTTAAGTGTCTGAGTTCTGCGACCGTCCTGTTTTTATTATCTGTTACCGCTTGAACCATTATTCCCACACCACTTGGTCCGTATATCTCATACAAAACACTTTCACCGCCTGCTTTAGATGAACTACCTTTTGCAATCGCCCTTTCTATGTTTTCTGAAGGCATGTTCTCTGACTTTGCGTTTTCAATCGCAACTTTAAGCGCAGGGGAAGAACGATCACCTCCTGCTTTTTTAGACTCAGCGGCAATTATTGCGGCATGCTTGGAAAAAATTTTACTTTTCTTAGCGTCTGTAACCGCCTTTTTGTGTTTGACTTTTGACCATTTATTATGACCGGACATAATTTATTATTCTAAACTTTTTAAATGTTTAACGCC comes from the Candidatus Campbellbacteria bacterium genome and includes:
- a CDS encoding YebC/PmpR family DNA-binding transcriptional regulator — protein: MSGHNKWSKVKHKKAVTDAKKSKIFSKHAAIIAAESKKAGGDRSSPALKVAIENAKSENMPSENIERAIAKGSSSKAGGESVLYEIYGPSGVGIMVQAVTDNKNRTVAELRHLTSKCGGSFAQPGAVKWSFSNEGGEWIPKSPIKLSESDMSPLEKLVSALEEHDDVEKVITNASK